A section of the Gloeobacter violaceus PCC 7421 genome encodes:
- a CDS encoding 30S ribosomal protein S1, with protein MELGTPAPTATDIGFTREDFERLLSQYDYRFNPGDIVKGTVFSLEPRGALIDIGAKTAAYLPLQEMSINRVDDPTEVLGEGDTLDFFILSDENEEGQLTLSIRRIEYMKAWERVRKLQTEDQTVRAKIFAVNRGGALVRIEGLRGFIPGSHLSTREPKEELIGEELPLKFLEVDEERNRLVLSHRRALVERRMNKLEAGQVVIGRVRGIKPYGAFIDIGGVSGLLHISEISHDHIETPHSVFNVGDEVKVMVIDLDAERGRISLSTKQLEETPGAMTQDKQAVFDNAEVMAEKYRARMAAEAAGSEPVEEFDEAVVAAID; from the coding sequence ATGGAACTTGGCACCCCAGCCCCCACTGCAACGGACATCGGCTTTACCCGCGAAGACTTCGAACGGTTGCTCTCCCAGTACGACTACCGCTTTAATCCCGGCGACATCGTCAAAGGCACGGTGTTCAGTCTGGAGCCCCGGGGGGCGCTCATCGACATCGGCGCCAAGACCGCCGCTTACCTGCCTTTGCAGGAGATGTCCATCAACCGCGTCGACGACCCGACCGAGGTGCTGGGAGAAGGGGACACCCTCGACTTTTTCATCCTCTCCGACGAGAACGAAGAGGGCCAGCTTACCCTCTCCATCCGCCGCATCGAGTACATGAAGGCCTGGGAGCGGGTGCGCAAGCTCCAGACCGAAGACCAGACCGTGCGTGCGAAGATCTTCGCGGTCAACCGCGGCGGGGCGTTGGTGCGCATCGAGGGCCTGCGCGGGTTCATCCCGGGTTCGCACTTGTCCACGCGCGAACCGAAAGAAGAGCTGATCGGCGAAGAGCTGCCTTTGAAGTTCCTCGAAGTGGACGAGGAGCGCAACCGCCTGGTGCTCTCGCACCGCCGGGCTCTGGTGGAACGCCGCATGAACAAGCTGGAAGCAGGTCAGGTGGTGATCGGTCGGGTGCGGGGGATCAAGCCCTACGGCGCCTTCATCGACATCGGCGGGGTGTCGGGTCTGTTGCACATCAGCGAGATTTCCCACGACCACATCGAGACGCCGCACTCGGTGTTCAACGTCGGGGACGAGGTGAAGGTGATGGTGATCGACCTCGACGCCGAGCGCGGTCGCATTTCGCTTTCGACCAAGCAGCTGGAGGAAACCCCTGGAGCCATGACCCAGGACAAGCAGGCGGTCTTCGACAATGCCGAAGTGATGGCCGAAAAATACCGCGCCCGCATGGCGGCGGAGGCGGCCGGCAGCGAACCAGTCGAGGAGTTTGACGAAGCGGTGGTCGCCGCCATCGACTGA
- a CDS encoding esterase/lipase family protein codes for METNLPTIILPGYFGSAGEYAQLARDIEKAGFPASVVPIQWYGWLPTLGDRPMTPVLKLLKESIDRALERHAAGRVNLVGHSAGGWIARLLLGDKEYGRRTWNYRDRVASLITLGTPHLSKEKYTVKNMGFVNSTYPGAFYGDAVRYVCVAGKAVYGERGSFWQNFTYQSYELTIGRGDCWGDGITPVEAAHLEGATNLTLEGVFHSPRGGRYWYGSAEPLRAWMPYLI; via the coding sequence ATGGAAACCAATCTCCCGACAATCATTTTGCCCGGCTATTTCGGTTCCGCCGGGGAGTACGCCCAACTGGCCCGCGACATCGAGAAGGCGGGTTTTCCGGCTTCGGTGGTGCCCATTCAGTGGTACGGGTGGCTCCCCACCCTCGGGGATCGGCCGATGACGCCGGTGCTGAAGCTGCTCAAAGAAAGTATCGACCGGGCTCTGGAACGCCATGCCGCCGGCCGGGTCAATCTGGTGGGCCACTCGGCGGGAGGCTGGATCGCCCGGCTGCTGTTGGGTGACAAGGAGTACGGGCGGCGCACCTGGAACTATCGAGACCGGGTGGCAAGCCTGATCACCCTGGGCACACCCCACTTGAGCAAAGAAAAATACACCGTCAAGAATATGGGTTTTGTCAATTCCACCTACCCGGGGGCGTTCTACGGCGACGCGGTGCGCTACGTGTGCGTGGCGGGCAAAGCCGTCTACGGCGAGCGCGGCTCGTTCTGGCAGAATTTCACCTACCAAAGCTACGAACTGACCATCGGTCGGGGCGATTGCTGGGGCGACGGGATTACCCCGGTGGAGGCCGCTCACCTCGAAGGGGCCACCAATTTGACCCTGGAGGGGGTCTTTCACTCTCCAAGGGGCGGGCGCTACTGGTACGGATCGGCGGAGCCGCTGCGCGCCTGGATGCCGTATCTTATCTGA
- the ribBA gene encoding bifunctional 3,4-dihydroxy-2-butanone-4-phosphate synthase/GTP cyclohydrolase II: MATGFHSVPEILDELRAGRAVVVVDDENRENEGDLICAAQFASPEMINFMATHARGLICLAMTAERLDQLQLPLMVSENTDRNQTAFTVSIDAGPHLGVSTGISAADRAKTIQAAIDSRTRAGDLTRPGHIFPIRAREGGVLKRAGHTEAAVDLARMAGLYPAGVICEIQNPDGSMSRLPELLQYARTFNLKIVTIAEIIAYRLQNERFIKRETVAMLPTAFGKFEIFAYRDTLDGKEHVALVRRPPAGSGLFDGAPPFAGSEEPVLVRVHSECLTGDTFGSLRCDCRQQLQAALKMIDHHGQGVVVYLRQEGRGIGLINKLKAYALQDMGLDTVEANERLGFAADLRSYGVGAQILNDLGVHRMKLITNNPRKIAGLSGYNLEVVDRVPLIIEETDYNSTYLNTKAQKLGHLLPGVRLLTLGVLWRRATMQPYDPERSNQVELLRELFGQQDLLIQEERRPVASAVFGPDAVVVHIGLPSAGNKSPNAWYTDPTSACRRAILAALEELVQNNPPQVLQFLVSSGADPLNHLSERLQHREEDLASLPDAIKGPLSPETVYIFKADATQPPTS, translated from the coding sequence GTGGCCACTGGTTTTCACTCCGTTCCCGAGATCCTGGACGAATTGCGCGCCGGCCGGGCGGTGGTGGTCGTCGACGACGAGAACCGCGAGAACGAAGGCGATCTCATCTGTGCCGCCCAGTTCGCCTCCCCCGAAATGATCAACTTCATGGCCACCCACGCCCGGGGCCTCATTTGCCTGGCGATGACCGCCGAGCGGCTCGACCAGTTGCAGTTGCCGCTGATGGTGAGCGAAAACACCGACCGCAACCAGACGGCTTTTACCGTGAGCATCGACGCCGGCCCCCACCTGGGGGTGAGCACCGGCATCTCCGCCGCCGACCGGGCCAAGACCATCCAGGCGGCCATCGATTCGCGCACCCGTGCAGGCGACCTGACCCGCCCCGGCCACATCTTTCCGATCCGCGCCCGCGAGGGAGGCGTGCTGAAGCGCGCCGGTCACACCGAGGCGGCGGTCGATCTGGCGCGCATGGCGGGGCTGTATCCGGCCGGGGTGATCTGCGAAATCCAGAACCCCGACGGTTCGATGTCGCGCCTGCCGGAACTGCTCCAGTACGCCCGCACCTTCAACCTCAAGATTGTCACCATCGCCGAAATTATCGCCTACCGGCTGCAGAACGAACGCTTCATCAAGCGCGAGACGGTGGCGATGCTGCCTACCGCCTTCGGCAAATTCGAGATTTTTGCCTACCGCGACACCCTCGACGGCAAGGAACACGTCGCCCTGGTGCGCCGTCCACCCGCGGGCTCGGGCCTTTTTGACGGGGCGCCGCCTTTTGCCGGCAGCGAGGAGCCGGTACTGGTGCGCGTCCACTCCGAATGCCTGACCGGCGACACCTTCGGCTCGCTGCGCTGCGACTGCCGCCAGCAGTTGCAGGCTGCCCTCAAGATGATCGACCACCACGGCCAGGGTGTGGTCGTCTATCTGCGCCAGGAGGGCCGCGGCATCGGGCTGATCAACAAGCTCAAAGCTTACGCCTTACAAGATATGGGCCTCGACACGGTCGAAGCGAACGAGCGGCTGGGGTTTGCCGCCGATCTGCGCAGCTATGGCGTCGGCGCCCAGATCCTCAACGACCTGGGGGTGCACCGCATGAAATTGATCACCAACAATCCGCGCAAGATCGCGGGCCTGAGCGGCTATAACCTCGAAGTGGTGGACCGCGTGCCCCTCATCATCGAAGAGACCGACTACAACTCCACCTACCTCAACACCAAAGCCCAGAAGCTCGGGCACCTGCTGCCGGGGGTGCGGCTTTTGACGCTGGGGGTGCTCTGGCGTCGGGCGACTATGCAGCCCTACGACCCGGAGCGCTCCAATCAAGTCGAACTGCTGCGCGAACTGTTTGGTCAGCAGGATCTGCTCATCCAGGAGGAGCGCCGCCCGGTGGCGAGCGCCGTCTTTGGGCCGGACGCCGTCGTGGTGCACATCGGGCTCCCTTCTGCGGGCAACAAGAGCCCCAACGCTTGGTATACCGACCCGACGAGTGCTTGCCGCCGGGCGATCTTGGCCGCTTTGGAGGAACTTGTGCAGAACAACCCACCGCAAGTGCTGCAATTTTTGGTCAGCTCCGGAGCTGATCCGCTCAATCACCTCAGCGAACGCCTTCAGCATCGCGAAGAAGATCTAGCATCCCTGCCGGATGCCATCAAAGGACCGCTCTCCCCCGAGACTGTCTACATCTTCAAAGCCGACGCCACCCAACCACCCACCTCCTGA
- a CDS encoding cyclin-dependent kinase inhibitor 3 family protein, translating to MVDLELDPPARTSDTDPIRVDFLPEGALGLAGRTGMCFAPGKHCLGKFALWRRDLEKDLDRLRRHYGSNWLVTLVQAHELVELKIPDLLERARAWGLTSRWFPVRDYGIPTSIASTLMLVEDILIANGQGKTVVIHCKGGLGRTGLVAACCLVARGYSHSEAFEIIRRSRPGSIETAEQEAFAHKFARAYTELMGFGALPHLHPPFHHAADARGEWVSSPRYGRSAPG from the coding sequence ATGGTCGATTTAGAGCTTGATCCTCCGGCACGCACTTCCGATACCGACCCGATCCGCGTCGATTTTTTGCCGGAGGGCGCCCTTGGGCTTGCCGGCCGCACCGGGATGTGTTTTGCTCCCGGTAAGCACTGCCTGGGCAAGTTCGCCCTCTGGCGGCGGGATCTTGAAAAGGACCTCGACCGCCTGCGCAGACATTACGGCTCCAACTGGCTGGTAACGCTGGTACAGGCGCACGAACTGGTCGAGTTGAAGATTCCTGATTTGCTGGAGCGGGCGCGGGCCTGGGGACTTACCAGCCGTTGGTTTCCGGTGCGCGACTACGGCATTCCGACTTCGATTGCGAGCACATTGATGCTCGTCGAAGACATCCTGATAGCTAACGGCCAGGGTAAAACCGTGGTCATCCACTGCAAAGGCGGTCTGGGGCGCACAGGACTGGTGGCCGCCTGCTGCTTGGTGGCGCGCGGTTACAGCCACAGCGAAGCCTTTGAGATCATTCGGCGCTCGCGCCCGGGCAGCATCGAGACCGCCGAGCAAGAAGCCTTCGCGCACAAGTTTGCACGCGCCTACACCGAGCTGATGGGTTTCGGCGCGTTGCCCCACCTGCACCCCCCCTTTCACCACGCCGCGGACGCGCGCGGTGAGTGGGTGAGCAGCCCACGCTACGGGCGCTCAGCACCCGGTTGA
- a CDS encoding FG-GAP repeat domain-containing protein, with protein sequence MELAAPRSFLAQAPTVAAAVGDIDKDGDLDVVTANSVADSISVLKNNGTGTFGAPSNFPAGEIVDAIALGDIDSDGDLDAVVTNTFDSPQISVLKNNGSGGFGSPTAFLVGDEPVSVDLGDLDKDGDLDVVTASSYEDKVTVLKNNGSGGFGSRVDLAVGSNPEVVKIGDIDNDGDLDIVCANEESENLSLLKNDGLAGFAAAVNVTAGVAGSNAPYALALGDVDGDGDLDIVTGNFIDLFSVDDDPQVLVLKNTGGGNFAVPVSILTNNIAPNAVGLGDVDRDGDLDIVTASSTFDNIGVLVNTGGGNFAAPRFQPAGSGPNSLVMADMDRDSDLDIVTANYDDVFTELDGSNVTVVHNTGSGTFVSFSAFAAGDGARSVAAADIDGDGDRDLIVSNLVGDTVSVLKNVGGGSFAAPVDFAVAEAPIGVAVGDVNGDGNLDIVTASSLSQENISVLINTGGGNFAAAVSVTAATDGARGLALGDLDKDGDLDVAVVDQLNDIVTIFINNGGNFTFAGGFATGDSPVSLALGDVDKDGDLDVVTVNDENATLLKNNGTGSFAAPVNFGGGADFVALGDVDQDGDLDAVFASVFYSDLSVFKNNGSGTLATPVYIPVPDFPYALSLGDMDKDGDLDVVTANYDSASVSVLTGNGSGGFGAPVNFATGADPKSVTVADLDGDGRLDVATTNFFSDNASVILNITNRAGDFTGDGQSDILWRNFATGQNTVWQMSSTTFLRSLAVNPVSDPNWQIGGASDFTGDGRVDILWRNKATGANSIWQMNGAAFVSSLTLPAVGDAAWQIGGTGDFNGDSKPDILWRNGTTGQNTVWQMNGTSYVASLLISPVSDRNWQIVAVADFSRDGKVDILWRNTAGGQNSLWRMNGTAFIASVALPLVGDLNWQVGGVGDYNGDGKADILWRNGTTGQNSVWIMNGTSFVGSMSLTSVGDPNWKLSGPR encoded by the coding sequence GTGGAACTGGCTGCTCCGCGTTCTTTTCTGGCCCAAGCGCCGACAGTGGCAGCAGCGGTGGGCGATATCGACAAGGACGGCGATCTCGATGTGGTCACAGCCAACTCCGTTGCCGACAGTATTTCGGTACTCAAAAACAACGGCACCGGAACTTTTGGTGCCCCGAGCAATTTTCCCGCCGGGGAAATCGTCGATGCGATTGCCCTGGGAGATATAGACAGTGACGGCGACCTCGATGCTGTGGTCACCAACACATTTGACTCCCCGCAAATTTCGGTGCTCAAAAACAACGGCAGCGGTGGATTCGGCTCTCCTACCGCCTTTTTGGTGGGAGATGAGCCTGTATCGGTAGACCTAGGAGATCTTGACAAAGACGGGGATCTCGATGTGGTCACTGCCAGTAGCTACGAAGATAAGGTCACGGTGCTCAAGAACAACGGCAGCGGCGGCTTTGGTTCGCGCGTCGATCTGGCTGTGGGCAGCAACCCCGAAGTGGTCAAGATTGGCGATATTGACAACGACGGCGACCTCGATATTGTCTGCGCCAATGAGGAGTCCGAAAATCTCTCTTTACTCAAAAACGATGGTCTCGCCGGCTTTGCTGCTGCGGTCAATGTGACTGCGGGGGTTGCCGGTAGTAATGCTCCCTACGCATTGGCGCTGGGAGATGTGGACGGGGACGGCGATCTCGATATCGTCACGGGCAATTTTATTGATTTATTCAGTGTCGATGACGACCCGCAGGTACTGGTGCTCAAGAACACCGGCGGCGGCAATTTCGCAGTTCCGGTCTCCATTCTTACCAATAACATTGCTCCTAATGCAGTCGGATTGGGAGATGTGGATCGCGACGGTGACCTCGATATTGTGACGGCAAGTTCCACGTTTGACAACATCGGTGTACTCGTCAACACCGGCGGTGGTAATTTCGCTGCGCCCCGCTTTCAACCGGCCGGCAGCGGGCCGAATTCGCTCGTCATGGCAGACATGGACCGCGACAGCGATCTCGACATTGTCACGGCCAATTACGATGACGTTTTCACCGAATTAGACGGCAGCAACGTCACAGTGGTCCACAACACCGGCAGCGGAACGTTTGTGTCCTTCTCGGCCTTTGCCGCAGGCGACGGTGCACGCTCGGTTGCGGCTGCGGACATCGACGGCGACGGCGATCGGGACTTGATCGTGTCCAATCTGGTCGGTGACACCGTTTCGGTGCTGAAAAATGTTGGTGGCGGCAGTTTTGCGGCGCCGGTTGATTTTGCTGTTGCCGAGGCCCCCATCGGTGTGGCAGTGGGAGACGTAAACGGCGACGGCAATCTCGATATTGTGACTGCAAGCAGCCTCTCCCAGGAAAATATCTCGGTGCTCATCAACACCGGCGGCGGCAATTTTGCAGCGGCCGTCTCGGTCACTGCCGCGACCGATGGCGCGCGAGGACTTGCCCTGGGCGATCTCGACAAGGACGGCGATCTCGATGTGGCGGTTGTCGATCAATTGAATGACATCGTCACGATCTTTATCAACAATGGCGGCAATTTTACCTTTGCGGGCGGTTTTGCTACCGGTGACAGTCCGGTTTCCCTTGCCCTGGGTGATGTTGATAAAGATGGCGACCTTGATGTCGTCACCGTCAATGATGAGAATGCAACATTGCTCAAAAACAACGGCACCGGCAGCTTCGCCGCTCCTGTCAATTTTGGCGGCGGAGCCGATTTTGTCGCCCTGGGCGATGTCGATCAAGACGGCGATCTCGATGCTGTCTTTGCCAGCGTCTTTTACAGCGACCTTTCGGTTTTCAAAAATAACGGCAGCGGCACCTTGGCCACCCCGGTTTATATTCCAGTTCCAGACTTTCCCTATGCCCTGTCACTTGGGGACATGGACAAAGATGGCGATCTCGATGTTGTTACTGCCAATTACGATTCTGCAAGCGTCTCGGTGCTTACGGGCAACGGCAGCGGCGGCTTCGGTGCTCCGGTGAATTTCGCCACCGGAGCCGACCCCAAGTCGGTTACTGTTGCGGACCTGGATGGGGACGGCAGACTCGATGTAGCTACAACCAACTTCTTTTCCGATAACGCCTCGGTGATTCTGAATATCACTAACCGGGCGGGAGACTTCACCGGCGACGGCCAATCGGACATCTTGTGGCGCAACTTCGCCACCGGCCAAAACACCGTCTGGCAGATGAGCAGCACCACTTTCCTCCGCTCGCTGGCCGTCAACCCCGTCTCCGACCCCAACTGGCAAATCGGCGGGGCCAGCGATTTTACCGGCGACGGCAGAGTCGATATTCTCTGGCGCAACAAGGCCACCGGTGCCAACTCCATCTGGCAGATGAACGGGGCGGCCTTCGTTTCTTCGCTCACCCTGCCTGCGGTGGGGGATGCGGCCTGGCAAATCGGCGGCACGGGCGATTTTAACGGCGACAGCAAACCGGACATCCTGTGGCGCAACGGCACCACCGGCCAAAACACCGTTTGGCAAATGAACGGTACGAGCTACGTTGCTTCTTTGCTGATTAGCCCGGTGTCGGACCGCAACTGGCAGATCGTCGCGGTGGCAGACTTCAGCAGAGACGGCAAAGTCGATATTCTCTGGCGCAATACGGCGGGCGGTCAAAACAGCCTCTGGCGGATGAACGGCACGGCTTTTATCGCTTCGGTGGCCCTGCCGTTGGTGGGCGACCTGAATTGGCAGGTGGGCGGAGTCGGGGACTACAACGGCGACGGCAAAGCGGACATCCTCTGGCGCAACGGGACAACCGGTCAAAACAGTGTGTGGATCATGAATGGGACGAGTTTTGTCGGTTCGATGTCGCTCACCTCGGTCGGTGACCCCAACTGGAAACTCAGTGGACCGCGCTGA
- a CDS encoding flavin monoamine oxidase family protein: MLAYSCVGEFGLEPERLSALNVLSLFGMADEEEDERYRIAQGSDSVPRTIAARLRRPITFGCTLEALRAHTDGSYRLVVHQNGGVQEIQADRVVLALPFTMLRRVELQVELPPRKRRAIAELGYGTNVKLIAGFQRRLWRKQKHTGLTLGDSYLLSWEASTGQPGSAGLLTNYLGGEAGAALLAKPLTVRAETFVEHLDQIFVGLAAQYTGKAARYGWPQAPFIQASYSCYLPGQYTEIAGCEAEAVGGIHFAGEHTSLSSQGYMNGACESGERAAREVLTAIR, from the coding sequence TTGCTGGCATACTCGTGCGTGGGCGAATTTGGGCTTGAACCGGAGCGGCTGAGTGCCTTGAACGTGCTTTCGCTCTTTGGGATGGCAGACGAGGAAGAGGATGAGCGTTACCGCATCGCCCAGGGAAGCGACAGTGTGCCGCGGACCATCGCCGCGCGCCTGCGCAGGCCCATTACCTTCGGGTGCACCCTTGAGGCCCTCCGCGCCCACACCGACGGCAGCTACCGTCTGGTCGTTCACCAAAACGGGGGTGTACAGGAAATACAGGCAGACCGGGTGGTGCTGGCGTTGCCCTTCACAATGCTGCGCAGAGTCGAGCTGCAGGTGGAATTGCCCCCCCGCAAGCGCCGAGCGATCGCCGAACTGGGCTACGGCACCAACGTCAAGCTCATCGCCGGTTTTCAGCGGCGCCTGTGGCGCAAGCAAAAACACACCGGCCTGACGCTGGGCGACAGCTATTTGCTCAGTTGGGAAGCGAGCACCGGCCAGCCGGGCAGTGCGGGACTGCTGACCAACTACCTGGGGGGAGAAGCGGGCGCGGCATTGCTGGCAAAACCCCTCACTGTTCGGGCCGAGACGTTCGTAGAACATCTCGATCAGATCTTTGTCGGCCTGGCCGCGCAGTACACCGGCAAAGCCGCCCGCTACGGCTGGCCCCAGGCCCCGTTCATCCAGGCAAGCTACAGCTGTTACCTCCCAGGCCAGTACACCGAAATTGCCGGTTGCGAGGCGGAGGCGGTAGGCGGTATCCACTTCGCCGGGGAGCACACCAGCCTCAGCTCCCAAGGCTACATGAACGGCGCCTGTGAATCCGGCGAACGGGCTGCCCGCGAAGTGCTCACTGCGATACGGTAA
- a CDS encoding tyrosine-type recombinase/integrase — MKINRHGQARVLSEKEVQAVLKKGFIDAKYQALFQAMLYTGCRVSEACSLRTADVYELDETGSVRTVGKKSRPRYVVQEVITFRRASTKGGISTRSIPVHPALRACLESFAPGGVYVFESTSPGTAMLRRTVDYAFRAAFKACRIQGASTHSLRRTAITRLHTSGVGLRTIQRISGHRSLAALQRYIEVSDEQVSAAIQLL, encoded by the coding sequence TTGAAAATTAACCGCCACGGCCAAGCCCGGGTGCTCTCCGAAAAGGAAGTGCAGGCCGTCCTCAAAAAAGGTTTCATCGACGCCAAATACCAAGCCCTTTTTCAGGCGATGCTCTATACCGGCTGCCGGGTCAGTGAAGCCTGTTCGCTGCGCACCGCCGATGTCTACGAACTCGATGAAACCGGGTCGGTGCGCACCGTCGGCAAAAAAAGCCGCCCGCGCTACGTCGTGCAGGAGGTGATTACCTTTCGCCGCGCGAGCACCAAAGGCGGCATCTCGACGCGCTCGATTCCGGTGCATCCCGCTCTGCGCGCCTGTTTGGAGAGTTTTGCCCCCGGGGGGGTCTACGTTTTTGAGAGCACCTCCCCGGGTACTGCGATGCTGCGCCGCACGGTCGATTATGCCTTTCGCGCCGCCTTCAAGGCTTGCCGCATCCAGGGAGCGAGCACCCACAGCCTCAGGCGCACCGCCATCACCCGCCTGCACACGAGCGGCGTGGGCCTACGCACAATCCAACGCATTTCAGGCCACCGCTCCCTCGCCGCCCTGCAGCGCTATATCGAAGTAAGCGACGAGCAGGTCTCGGCGGCCATTCAGCTATTGTAG
- a CDS encoding histidine phosphatase family protein, producing the protein MLGSLLTAALLARTGDAQTTVPPKDKAIVLSLQKGGYVLFWRHPKTDPAQADTDTLNLDNIKAQRQLTAEGRSQAKATGESMRALSIPIGKVISSKYSRATEAAQLAGFANAELSLDVSEPQNVPPLEARRRAAELRKLLATKPAAGTNTLIVGHRPNLQDVAGKEFADVAEGEIVVFEPAGGQDFKPVARIPFESWAQWSAK; encoded by the coding sequence ATGCTCGGCAGTCTGCTGACCGCGGCTCTCCTTGCGCGCACCGGCGACGCGCAGACGACCGTGCCGCCAAAGGATAAAGCCATCGTTCTCTCGCTGCAAAAAGGCGGATACGTTCTATTCTGGCGCCATCCGAAGACCGATCCTGCCCAGGCCGATACCGACACCTTGAATCTGGATAACATCAAAGCCCAACGTCAATTGACCGCAGAGGGCCGCTCCCAGGCCAAGGCGACCGGCGAATCGATGCGGGCGCTGTCGATTCCGATTGGAAAAGTGATTTCCAGTAAATACAGCCGCGCCACAGAAGCGGCCCAACTGGCCGGTTTTGCCAATGCGGAGCTGTCACTGGACGTCTCGGAGCCTCAAAATGTACCACCCTTGGAAGCCCGCCGCCGGGCAGCTGAACTGCGCAAACTGCTTGCGACCAAGCCCGCCGCGGGCACCAACACGCTGATTGTTGGGCACCGTCCCAACCTGCAGGATGTTGCCGGTAAAGAATTTGCCGATGTGGCAGAAGGCGAGATCGTCGTGTTCGAACCCGCCGGCGGACAAGACTTCAAGCCCGTCGCCCGCATCCCGTTCGAATCCTGGGCGCAGTGGAGTGCGAAATAA